Proteins from one Vibrio pomeroyi genomic window:
- the putA gene encoding bifunctional proline dehydrogenase/L-glutamate gamma-semialdehyde dehydrogenase PutA, translating to MFTATDVLKPEFNEQPLADLWSLISPLYMVDETQWLEQLLPLATPSESEKQQITEKTTSLIEAIRADKTSIQMIDALLLEYSLDTQEGILLMCLAEALMRIPDSATADALIRDKLSVADWKSHLKNSDSVFVNASTWGLMLTGKVVGLSSKEQSAGQAVNRLVNKLSEPVIRKAMHQAMKVMGHQFVLGRSIAEAQKNGKSMRDKGFTYSYDMLGEAALTTADANKYFKDYLMAIEAVGRDTYVSSKSSPAPSVSIKLSALHPRYEVANEDRVLNELCDTLEQLLRRAVELDVAITIDAEEADRLELSLKLFEKLYRTDLVKGWGKFGLVIQAYSKRALPVLVWLNRLAKEQGDLIPLRLVKGAYWDSEIKWSQQAGFTDYPVYTRKEATDVAYLACARYLLSPSVRGNIFPQFASHNAHTVSAIAVMTDHKDFEFQRLHGMGDSLYNHAMEAYQQSVRIYAPVGSHKDLLPYLVRRLLENGANSSFVHRLVDARCPVAELTQHPVDMLLAFDTLNNTKIPLPPAVFPERKNSYGVNIDIESEAHQFEEQVKSFLNNQWTAGPVINGESLAESMIKVDQNVEQVTAPYDRRINVGQVAFANLDHVSAAITGADAAFADWNATSVETKAAALEKLADLMEDNLAELVAICHQEAGKTIHDSVDEVREAVDFCRYYAKQADNLQGFELKGFDGQTRIASRQGRGVFVCISPWNFPLAIFLGQITAALVAGNTVVAKPAEQTSLIAARAVELMNEAGFPAGTIQLLPGRGAEIGSALTSHDAIAGVAFTGSTPTAQRINVSLASRNAKPVPFIAETGGQNAMIVDSTALPEQVVRDVIRSAFASAGQRCSALRVLYIQEDIADRVIALIHGAMDELSVGIPHLHKTDVGPVIDENAKQKLMTHLENMTNTQKKVAQLSLGTDCEYGDFVPPSAFEIDDISCLKEEQFGPVLHIVRFKASELAQVVDQINQTGFGLTMGIHSRNETTYRWIEKHVRVGNCYINRDQVGAVVGVQPFGGQGLSGTGPKAGGPHYLYRFTDVQFSQSQDKA from the coding sequence ATGTTTACAGCTACTGATGTGTTAAAGCCAGAATTCAACGAGCAGCCGCTTGCTGATCTATGGTCGCTTATCTCACCATTATATATGGTGGATGAAACCCAATGGCTAGAGCAACTTCTGCCACTAGCTACCCCTTCTGAGTCTGAAAAGCAGCAAATCACAGAGAAAACGACATCATTGATCGAGGCTATCCGTGCGGATAAGACTTCTATCCAGATGATCGATGCACTGTTGCTTGAATACAGCTTAGATACTCAAGAGGGCATCTTGCTGATGTGTCTGGCGGAAGCCTTGATGCGTATTCCTGATTCAGCAACGGCTGATGCGCTGATTCGCGACAAACTAAGCGTTGCGGATTGGAAGTCTCACCTTAAGAATTCTGATTCGGTGTTTGTTAACGCATCCACTTGGGGCCTAATGCTAACGGGCAAGGTGGTTGGACTTTCATCTAAAGAACAGAGTGCAGGTCAAGCGGTTAACCGTTTAGTAAACAAGCTTTCTGAGCCAGTGATTCGTAAAGCGATGCACCAAGCAATGAAGGTGATGGGTCACCAATTCGTTCTTGGCCGCAGTATTGCTGAAGCGCAAAAGAACGGTAAGTCTATGCGTGATAAAGGTTTTACCTACTCATATGACATGCTAGGTGAAGCGGCGCTGACTACGGCAGACGCAAACAAATACTTCAAAGATTACCTAATGGCGATTGAAGCCGTAGGTCGAGACACATACGTCTCTTCAAAATCGAGCCCAGCACCGTCTGTTTCTATCAAGCTTTCTGCACTTCACCCACGTTATGAAGTGGCGAATGAAGACCGTGTTCTAAATGAACTGTGCGACACGCTAGAGCAACTATTGCGTCGCGCTGTCGAGCTTGATGTTGCGATTACGATTGATGCTGAAGAAGCGGATCGCCTAGAGCTATCTCTTAAACTATTCGAAAAACTGTACCGCACTGACCTTGTGAAAGGTTGGGGTAAATTTGGTCTGGTTATTCAAGCTTACTCAAAACGTGCGCTTCCGGTTCTAGTATGGCTAAACCGCCTAGCGAAAGAGCAGGGTGATTTAATCCCGCTTCGCTTGGTGAAAGGCGCGTACTGGGACAGCGAGATCAAATGGTCACAACAGGCTGGTTTCACTGATTACCCAGTTTACACACGTAAAGAAGCGACAGACGTAGCTTACCTTGCTTGTGCGCGTTACCTATTGAGCCCAAGTGTTCGTGGCAATATCTTCCCGCAGTTTGCGAGCCACAATGCTCACACCGTTTCTGCAATTGCAGTGATGACTGACCATAAAGACTTTGAATTCCAACGCTTACACGGCATGGGTGATTCTCTTTACAACCATGCGATGGAAGCTTACCAGCAGTCGGTACGTATTTACGCGCCAGTTGGTAGCCACAAAGATCTACTGCCATACCTAGTACGTCGCTTACTCGAGAACGGCGCAAACAGCTCGTTTGTACACCGTTTGGTTGATGCTCGCTGCCCAGTGGCAGAGCTAACACAGCATCCAGTCGATATGCTTCTGGCGTTCGATACGCTGAACAACACTAAGATTCCTCTGCCTCCAGCGGTATTCCCTGAGCGTAAGAACTCTTACGGTGTGAACATTGATATCGAAAGTGAAGCGCATCAATTTGAAGAGCAGGTTAAGTCTTTCCTTAACAATCAATGGACTGCAGGACCTGTGATCAACGGCGAATCTCTTGCTGAAAGCATGATCAAGGTAGATCAGAACGTTGAACAAGTCACGGCACCTTACGATCGTCGTATTAATGTCGGTCAGGTGGCTTTCGCTAACCTTGATCATGTTTCCGCAGCGATCACTGGCGCAGACGCGGCATTCGCTGATTGGAACGCAACTTCGGTTGAAACCAAAGCGGCTGCGCTTGAGAAGCTGGCTGATCTGATGGAAGACAACCTTGCTGAGTTGGTGGCGATTTGTCATCAAGAAGCGGGTAAGACGATTCACGATAGTGTTGATGAAGTGCGTGAAGCGGTCGACTTCTGTCGTTACTACGCAAAACAAGCGGACAACCTACAAGGTTTCGAACTAAAAGGTTTTGACGGTCAAACTCGAATCGCTTCACGACAAGGTCGTGGTGTGTTCGTTTGTATCAGCCCTTGGAACTTCCCTCTCGCTATCTTCCTTGGCCAAATTACAGCGGCACTAGTCGCGGGTAACACGGTTGTAGCGAAACCTGCTGAGCAAACAAGTTTGATTGCAGCTCGCGCGGTGGAACTGATGAACGAAGCGGGTTTCCCTGCTGGCACCATTCAGTTGCTTCCAGGTCGTGGTGCTGAGATCGGCAGTGCGCTAACCAGCCACGATGCAATTGCGGGCGTTGCCTTTACGGGTTCAACACCAACAGCGCAACGTATCAACGTGTCACTGGCAAGTCGCAATGCTAAACCTGTTCCGTTTATCGCGGAAACCGGTGGCCAAAATGCAATGATCGTCGACAGTACCGCACTGCCTGAGCAGGTGGTTCGTGACGTGATTCGTTCTGCATTCGCTTCTGCAGGTCAACGTTGTTCTGCACTGCGTGTGCTTTACATCCAAGAAGACATTGCAGACCGCGTAATTGCATTGATTCACGGTGCAATGGACGAGCTAAGTGTTGGTATTCCACATCTACACAAAACCGATGTTGGTCCTGTTATCGATGAAAATGCGAAACAGAAGTTGATGACGCACTTAGAAAACATGACCAATACCCAGAAGAAGGTGGCTCAACTTTCTCTAGGTACGGATTGTGAATATGGTGACTTTGTTCCACCAAGTGCTTTTGAAATTGATGACATCAGCTGTTTGAAAGAAGAACAGTTTGGCCCAGTGCTGCACATTGTTCGCTTCAAGGCGAGTGAGTTAGCACAAGTCGTAGACCAAATTAACCAAACCGGTTTTGGCTTAACCATGGGTATCCACAGCCGTAACGAAACAACTTACCGTTGGATCGAAAAACACGTTCGTGTGGGTAACTGCTACATCAACCGTGACCAAGTAGGCGCTGTTGTTGGTGTTCAACCATTTGGTGGTCAAGGCTTGTCGGGTACAGGCCCTAAAGCGGGTGGTCCTCACTACCTATATCGCTTTACTGATGTTCAGTTTTCTCAATCACAAGACAAGGCATAA
- a CDS encoding AraC family transcriptional regulator, whose product MPKPLPFPNLDLSPLGLTGPRPAEIITLPSHMDCHEHHYSQVVIGLKGQAEFEVSGKGNLVGPGQGCVVTASSDHAFGGVVGQSDILVLNMPVPSDDDPLMLEKINQLESSNVYFQLDAQIQKLIHMLVQEMQASPDDLLLSRACNDTVIALMQRHISAFETSIKDSRFDLEALDRYIEQHLANKISVAQLAGSVFLGESQFHMLFKEQMGITPHQYVLGKRIDRSRRLIEQGNLSLGQVAELAGFSGQSSFTHTFSRLQGMSPSQYKKKISVK is encoded by the coding sequence ATGCCAAAACCTTTACCCTTTCCAAACCTAGACTTGTCTCCGCTAGGCCTTACTGGCCCTCGTCCCGCAGAGATCATTACTTTGCCATCACATATGGATTGCCACGAGCACCATTATTCGCAGGTGGTGATTGGTCTAAAAGGTCAGGCGGAATTTGAAGTCAGCGGTAAGGGCAATCTTGTCGGCCCCGGCCAAGGATGTGTGGTGACCGCAAGCTCTGATCATGCTTTCGGTGGCGTGGTTGGTCAGTCGGATATTCTGGTGCTTAACATGCCTGTACCGAGTGACGACGACCCGCTGATGTTAGAGAAGATTAACCAGCTTGAGTCATCAAACGTCTATTTCCAATTAGACGCGCAAATTCAAAAGCTTATCCATATGTTGGTGCAAGAGATGCAGGCAAGCCCTGATGATCTACTATTAAGCCGTGCCTGTAATGATACGGTGATCGCACTGATGCAAAGGCACATCTCGGCTTTTGAAACCTCAATCAAAGATTCGCGTTTCGATCTTGAAGCGCTGGATCGCTACATTGAGCAACACCTCGCGAATAAGATCTCAGTCGCGCAGCTAGCTGGCAGTGTGTTCTTGGGTGAAAGCCAGTTCCACATGCTATTCAAAGAGCAAATGGGTATTACCCCTCACCAGTATGTATTAGGTAAGCGTATCGACCGCTCTCGTCGCTTGATCGAACAAGGTAATCTGAGCCTTGGTCAGGTTGCAGAACTTGCTGGTTTCTCCGGTCAATCCTCCTTTACTCACACCTTTTCACGCCTTCAAGGCATGTCACCATCCCAATACAAAAAGAAAATTTCTGTTAAATAG
- a CDS encoding PEGA domain-containing protein — protein MTNFRISALLLALSPLWVSASVSAEELNQVDPVSAIDAKLTEKNSDIERISATKVSATENLKQLQNKNSKLLREGEELKAKRNRAKSVLDKQYSRLLEDPETDLVSFQKSYQDAWAAVKENQSAQLDNQQAMNEGEIHLSQIKQKQARLNNELANLRESKVEARVKRIATELRESAVLETSYTTTCSSTMTLGECTAQGKHLTNQKAVQTFKSQLLEQLTESTLAKQNLQGVQLNIHVQDSQAIKSGFSGNNSYFMQMQAQLQAKPEAVAACNLLNVSTRYCLTGSNAAVVKKSDKQWANVTVRSDQYNDSVTINGIKYGSTPLEVALPSGRHQVTISKQGYESYNRTVTVNGSDTIWVKLLPSKES, from the coding sequence ATGACTAACTTTCGAATTTCAGCGCTTTTACTCGCGCTATCCCCACTTTGGGTATCTGCATCGGTATCCGCTGAAGAACTGAATCAAGTCGATCCCGTTTCAGCTATCGATGCAAAGCTAACAGAGAAAAACTCAGATATTGAGCGTATTTCAGCAACCAAAGTATCCGCGACTGAGAACCTAAAACAACTACAAAACAAAAACAGTAAGTTGTTGCGCGAAGGTGAAGAACTTAAGGCAAAACGTAACAGAGCCAAGTCTGTACTAGACAAACAGTACAGTCGCTTACTTGAAGATCCAGAAACGGATCTGGTCTCTTTCCAGAAAAGTTACCAAGATGCGTGGGCTGCGGTTAAAGAAAATCAATCTGCTCAACTAGACAATCAACAAGCGATGAACGAGGGTGAAATTCACCTTTCTCAAATCAAGCAAAAGCAAGCTCGCCTGAATAATGAGCTGGCAAACTTGAGAGAGTCAAAAGTTGAAGCTCGCGTAAAACGTATTGCAACGGAACTGCGTGAAAGTGCGGTTCTTGAAACCAGCTACACCACCACATGTTCATCAACAATGACACTGGGTGAGTGTACTGCGCAGGGTAAACACCTGACCAACCAAAAAGCCGTACAAACGTTCAAGAGCCAATTACTTGAGCAGCTCACAGAAAGCACACTAGCGAAGCAAAACTTACAAGGCGTTCAACTGAACATCCACGTTCAAGACAGCCAAGCAATCAAGAGCGGCTTCTCTGGTAATAACTCTTACTTCATGCAGATGCAAGCTCAGCTTCAAGCAAAACCAGAAGCGGTTGCAGCGTGTAACCTATTGAACGTTTCAACGCGCTACTGTTTAACAGGCAGCAACGCAGCGGTTGTTAAAAAGAGTGACAAACAGTGGGCTAACGTGACGGTACGTTCTGATCAATACAATGATTCAGTGACTATCAACGGCATCAAGTACGGCAGCACGCCTCTTGAGGTTGCGCTACCAAGCGGTCGTCACCAAGTAACCATTTCAAAACAAGGTTACGAGTCTTACAACCGCACAGTTACCGTCAACGGCAGCGACACTATTTGGGTTAAGCTTCTTCCTAGCAAAGAAAGCTAA
- a CDS encoding SUMF1/EgtB/PvdO family nonheme iron enzyme: MRQGLPTLLFALAPCLMTPAVFAEATPPAIASSVTDIESSLFEKHADLTAVEKKLADKQNQVDNQAQQTTRLAKQSAEAEQKLATAKANLEQDYTRMIDEPDFDISPAQNRFQDAWKVVKEGKLAISDSEQKQQGLMMELEAIQAEKAAAEASIANLNQDKLRARAERLRNEITQTEEQTVSFTNRCSNDMTLAQCSDQTVTLALQKAVKQFQHSLVDNATESKTVKEHLASASLNIHVLQHKVKSSGFSEDNRYRAVIAANLETRPNKNTPCRLLGIQSSNCFTQSDQQANDQQKEVAWVNLVVRSNQYNDKVSINGVNYGSTPVEIMLPTGQHMVTIEKEGYLSFHQELKIARDHNLRAVLQAKQNSLNVGTKFADPMGNDIQSPEMIVVGSGRDLLGENNAKQVTIKQPFALAATPTRVQDFKAFVESTGYQTDAELMNTCDTFVNAEITTVSDTDWQSPGFKQANNAPVVCVSQNDAKAYTRWLSDNTGFTYRLPTPQEWEAAARAGQDTNFWWGNEFRSGKANTGWAGTPWSNVSTSPVKSFLPTPTGFYDMVGNVWEWTTTQKGLAKGGAWSFSPEEAKVYNELNVAPSTAANYLGFRVLREL; the protein is encoded by the coding sequence ATGCGCCAAGGTCTTCCTACTCTATTATTTGCACTTGCTCCCTGCTTAATGACGCCAGCTGTTTTTGCTGAGGCAACGCCACCAGCGATAGCGTCATCTGTCACCGATATTGAAAGCTCACTTTTCGAGAAACACGCCGACCTAACGGCTGTTGAGAAAAAACTGGCGGACAAGCAAAACCAAGTCGACAATCAAGCACAGCAAACTACCCGTCTAGCTAAACAATCTGCGGAAGCAGAACAAAAACTCGCGACGGCGAAAGCAAACCTAGAGCAAGACTATACGCGCATGATTGATGAGCCCGATTTCGATATCTCGCCAGCTCAAAACCGCTTTCAAGACGCTTGGAAGGTAGTCAAAGAGGGCAAGCTTGCAATTTCAGACTCTGAGCAGAAGCAACAAGGCTTGATGATGGAGCTAGAAGCGATTCAAGCGGAGAAAGCAGCCGCAGAAGCTTCAATCGCAAACCTGAATCAAGATAAGCTAAGAGCAAGAGCCGAGCGACTAAGAAACGAGATCACTCAGACGGAAGAACAAACCGTCAGCTTCACTAACCGTTGTAGCAACGACATGACACTGGCGCAGTGTTCTGATCAAACAGTGACCTTGGCACTGCAAAAGGCGGTAAAACAGTTCCAACACAGCCTTGTCGACAACGCGACTGAATCGAAAACAGTGAAAGAGCACTTGGCGTCTGCTTCACTGAACATTCACGTTCTGCAGCACAAGGTGAAATCCTCAGGCTTCTCTGAAGATAACCGTTACCGAGCGGTGATTGCTGCAAATCTAGAAACTCGTCCAAATAAAAACACGCCTTGTCGCCTGTTGGGTATTCAGTCATCAAACTGTTTTACGCAGAGCGATCAACAAGCCAACGACCAGCAGAAAGAAGTCGCTTGGGTTAACTTGGTGGTTCGTTCAAACCAGTACAACGATAAGGTGTCGATTAACGGCGTGAACTATGGCAGCACGCCAGTTGAAATCATGCTGCCAACCGGCCAACACATGGTGACGATCGAGAAAGAAGGCTATCTTTCTTTCCACCAAGAGCTAAAAATCGCTCGCGATCACAACCTTAGAGCCGTACTACAAGCCAAACAGAATTCACTGAATGTCGGTACTAAGTTTGCCGACCCTATGGGTAACGACATTCAGAGCCCCGAAATGATTGTGGTTGGATCGGGTCGCGACCTACTTGGTGAAAACAATGCCAAGCAAGTGACCATCAAACAACCTTTCGCATTGGCCGCTACTCCGACTCGTGTTCAAGATTTTAAAGCATTCGTCGAAAGCACTGGCTACCAGACAGACGCAGAACTGATGAACACCTGCGACACCTTCGTCAATGCCGAGATCACGACTGTTTCTGACACCGACTGGCAGAGCCCTGGCTTTAAGCAAGCGAATAACGCTCCAGTGGTTTGTGTGAGCCAAAACGATGCCAAGGCATACACGCGTTGGTTATCTGACAACACAGGCTTTACCTACCGCTTACCAACACCACAAGAATGGGAAGCAGCAGCAAGAGCGGGCCAAGACACCAACTTCTGGTGGGGCAACGAATTCCGCTCTGGCAAAGCCAATACAGGTTGGGCAGGCACACCTTGGTCAAACGTCAGCACATCTCCGGTTAAATCATTCTTACCAACGCCTACTGGTTTCTACGACATGGTGGGTAACGTATGGGAATGGACAACCACTCAAAAAGGCTTAGCGAAGGGTGGAGCTTGGAGCTTCTCTCCAGAAGAAGCGAAAGTGTATAACGAACTGAACGTTGCACCTTCAACCGCAGCCAACTACCTAGGATTCCGAGTATTGCGAGAGCTGTAA
- a CDS encoding helix-turn-helix transcriptional regulator, translating to MPDPIKSIHRSLFEQLPGCWGCKDTDSVFVYANLAYNQLIGLKPGETCTGLTDFDMPSQTIECAQDFRAQDKHVMDTRSTLKILDIHPYPDGRWHAHIFTKTPWLDDEDKVQGTIFYGQELTDTAILEVGHWVCQATCAKDNQASIAGSKPRVSKLQKKLTARESEVLFLLLFGKKPQYIALTLNISIKTVEGHVARLKQKFDARSKSQLIEYALDSGLGSVIPETLLKKQISVVLHSD from the coding sequence TTGCCAGATCCAATAAAATCCATACATCGTTCTTTATTTGAACAACTTCCAGGCTGCTGGGGATGCAAAGATACTGACTCGGTCTTCGTATATGCAAACCTAGCTTACAACCAACTGATCGGCTTAAAACCGGGCGAGACGTGCACTGGCTTGACCGATTTCGACATGCCGAGCCAAACCATCGAATGCGCTCAAGATTTCAGAGCTCAAGACAAGCATGTGATGGACACACGCAGCACGCTCAAGATCCTCGATATTCACCCCTACCCTGACGGCCGCTGGCACGCACACATCTTTACCAAAACTCCTTGGCTTGATGACGAAGACAAAGTGCAAGGCACGATTTTCTATGGCCAAGAACTAACAGACACGGCGATTTTAGAGGTAGGTCATTGGGTATGTCAGGCGACGTGCGCGAAAGACAATCAGGCATCGATTGCCGGATCAAAACCGCGAGTATCGAAACTGCAAAAGAAGCTGACAGCAAGAGAATCAGAAGTGTTGTTCTTATTGCTCTTCGGTAAGAAACCCCAGTACATTGCGCTGACGTTGAATATTTCAATCAAGACCGTCGAAGGCCATGTCGCAAGGTTGAAGCAGAAGTTTGATGCGCGCAGTAAAAGCCAGTTAATCGAGTATGCGCTAGATTCAGGATTAGGCTCTGTGATTCCCGAAACCCTGCTCAAAAAACAGATCTCGGTGGTTCTACACAGCGACTGA
- the pdxH gene encoding pyridoxamine 5'-phosphate oxidase: protein MELTDIRREYAKGGLRRKDLAADPIEQFNLWLEQAIEAKLTDPTAMTVATVDENGQPFQRIVLLKNVDKDGFVFYTNLGSRKAHQLEHNSKISLHFPWHPLERQVHITGTAEKLTAMENMKYFSSRPKESQLAAIASKQSSRISARGILEGKYLELKQKFAKGEIPVPSFWGGFRVRVDSIEFWQGGEHRLHDRFLFSRQDNSWDIDRLAP from the coding sequence ATGGAACTGACAGATATTCGTCGCGAATACGCTAAGGGTGGATTGAGACGTAAAGACTTGGCCGCAGACCCGATTGAGCAATTCAATCTATGGCTAGAGCAAGCCATCGAAGCTAAGTTGACTGACCCTACTGCCATGACAGTTGCTACGGTTGATGAAAATGGTCAGCCATTCCAACGCATTGTTCTACTGAAGAATGTGGACAAAGACGGTTTTGTTTTTTACACCAACTTAGGCAGCCGTAAAGCGCATCAACTTGAGCACAATAGCAAAATCAGCCTACATTTCCCTTGGCACCCTCTTGAGCGCCAAGTTCATATCACGGGTACGGCTGAAAAGCTGACTGCGATGGAAAACATGAAGTACTTTTCGTCACGTCCAAAAGAGAGCCAGTTAGCTGCTATTGCAAGTAAGCAAAGTAGCCGCATCTCTGCACGTGGTATCTTGGAAGGTAAATATTTAGAGCTGAAACAGAAGTTTGCGAAAGGTGAGATCCCTGTGCCTTCTTTCTGGGGCGGTTTCCGTGTGCGTGTTGATAGCATTGAATTCTGGCAAGGTGGCGAGCACCGCTTGCATGATCGCTTCTTGTTCTCACGCCAAGACAACAGCTGGGATATTGATCGTCTAGCACCTTAG
- a CDS encoding ATP-binding protein produces MTKILPNLMTPFVLLSLLLGAAGLTATHFLAVQFQEKIVTQQLNEAANKANLQIDSELDKFKQIPDLLSHDPRLLSYFDTSPQADKISAAQLNNLLFEWSGQSQADTIYIHDPSGTVVASSNYQKPRTFVGENFSFRPYFASAIRGNKTQYVALGARSDVRGYFLSSPLYIDEEIVGVITVKVSLENLENILTSDDFEIVVLDSNQVVFLSSQASWLYHSLLPLTQQQQTDIALQRQYGQSEISIIEAFRSSNSQPEANNASQTNHLQSNDIRKELTANQLFKLGAFNLYPAAISNNQYQVVALKETKAELLKVMQIDITFVVIYSLVMLIAWSWRQTYVAKVALTRLNQNLEQTVDKRTQYLKQSNQQLQQTIFQYQESQLKLKQTEQELTQTAKLAVLGELSASINHEINQPLAALRTYSENSLKLLEMDRTDLVKSNLGKMIALNTSITEIIARLKVFTRKVTKQEHHVANLHQAINNATSILSALMIKQGITLRLSTVPDDINIAIHPTELEQVLVNLIHNATQALQQQAIDQQALYLQQNSLQQTTVQLTAAQQAIPQIGVEWQLHEDMCQVIIWDNGIGMSADKLEQLFDPFFTTKPEGLGLGLSISKRIIEAYHGSISATLLEPTGMVFSLNIPLYKVND; encoded by the coding sequence GTGACCAAAATACTGCCTAACCTAATGACGCCCTTCGTTTTATTATCTTTGCTACTGGGAGCAGCAGGGCTAACCGCAACACACTTTTTGGCTGTACAATTTCAAGAAAAAATCGTCACTCAACAACTCAACGAAGCGGCCAATAAAGCGAATCTACAAATCGATTCTGAGTTGGATAAATTCAAGCAGATCCCCGATCTGCTCAGCCACGATCCGCGCTTACTCTCTTACTTCGACACATCACCACAAGCAGACAAGATCTCCGCGGCGCAGCTCAATAACTTGTTATTCGAATGGTCGGGACAAAGCCAAGCGGACACCATCTATATCCACGACCCGAGTGGCACTGTCGTAGCCTCAAGTAACTATCAAAAGCCTCGAACCTTTGTAGGCGAAAACTTCTCGTTTCGTCCCTACTTTGCTTCTGCAATTAGAGGCAACAAAACCCAATATGTCGCGCTAGGTGCTCGCTCGGACGTACGAGGTTATTTTCTGTCTTCGCCTCTGTATATCGACGAGGAAATCGTCGGAGTTATCACCGTAAAAGTCAGCTTAGAAAACCTAGAGAACATACTGACTAGCGACGATTTTGAGATCGTAGTACTCGACTCGAACCAAGTGGTGTTTCTTTCAAGCCAAGCATCTTGGCTTTATCATTCCTTGTTGCCATTAACTCAGCAACAACAAACAGATATCGCACTTCAACGCCAATACGGTCAGAGTGAAATTTCGATCATTGAAGCCTTTCGCTCTTCAAACTCTCAGCCAGAAGCTAACAACGCCAGTCAGACTAACCACCTTCAGTCCAATGACATTCGAAAAGAACTCACCGCCAACCAGTTATTCAAGCTTGGGGCTTTTAATCTTTACCCCGCAGCCATCAGTAACAATCAATATCAAGTGGTGGCTTTAAAAGAGACCAAGGCTGAGTTGCTTAAGGTGATGCAGATCGACATCACCTTTGTTGTTATTTATAGCTTAGTAATGCTGATTGCTTGGTCATGGCGCCAAACCTACGTAGCAAAAGTGGCATTGACCCGACTCAACCAAAACCTAGAACAAACGGTAGATAAGCGCACCCAATATCTGAAGCAATCGAATCAGCAGCTTCAGCAAACCATCTTTCAGTACCAAGAATCGCAATTGAAGTTGAAACAAACGGAACAAGAGCTAACCCAAACCGCCAAATTAGCCGTTCTGGGTGAGCTATCAGCCAGCATTAACCATGAAATCAACCAACCTCTTGCCGCACTCAGAACCTACAGCGAGAACAGCTTAAAACTGCTTGAGATGGATCGAACCGATTTGGTAAAAAGTAACCTAGGCAAAATGATCGCGTTAAACACCTCGATTACCGAGATCATCGCCCGCCTTAAGGTGTTCACTCGTAAGGTGACCAAACAGGAACATCATGTGGCGAATCTACATCAAGCGATCAACAACGCCACCAGTATTCTCAGCGCACTGATGATCAAGCAAGGCATCACGCTCAGACTAAGCACGGTACCGGATGACATTAATATCGCGATTCACCCGACCGAGCTCGAACAAGTGCTGGTGAATCTGATTCACAACGCGACTCAAGCACTTCAGCAGCAAGCCATCGATCAGCAAGCTCTGTATCTTCAACAAAACTCGCTCCAACAAACAACCGTTCAACTAACAGCAGCCCAACAAGCTATTCCGCAGATAGGCGTTGAATGGCAACTGCATGAAGACATGTGTCAGGTGATCATTTGGGATAACGGAATTGGTATGTCTGCCGACAAGCTTGAACAACTTTTTGACCCGTTTTTCACCACCAAGCCTGAAGGCTTAGGGCTTGGACTCTCTATATCGAAGCGGATTATTGAAGCGTATCACGGCTCGATCAGTGCAACCCTGTTGGAGCCGACAGGCATGGTATTCTCGCTCAATATTCCGTTATACAAAGTTAACGACTAA